The following are encoded in a window of Brevibacillus sp. DP1.3A genomic DNA:
- the sucC gene encoding ADP-forming succinate--CoA ligase subunit beta, protein MNIHEYQGKEILKQYGVKVPEGRVAFTVEEAVEAAKELGTQVNVVKAQIHAGGRGKAGGVKVAKNLDEVRTYASEILGKVLVTHQTGPEGKEVKRLLIEQGCDIKKEYYVGVVVDRATGSVVMMASEEGGMDIEEVAANNPEKIFKEVVDPVTGLNGFQARRLAYAINIPKELINKAAKFMMSLYQAFVDKDASIAEINPLVVTGDGEVMALDAKLNFDSNALYRHPDIVALRDLDEEDEKEIEASKFDLSYIALDGNIGCMVNGAGLAMATMDIVKFYGGDPANFLDVGGGATEEKVTEAFKIILRDEKVKGIFVNIFGGIMKCDVIANGVVNAAKQIKLDKPLVVRLEGTNVDLGKKILNESGLNIVAAESMADGAEKIVSLVK, encoded by the coding sequence ATGAACATTCATGAGTATCAAGGTAAAGAGATACTTAAGCAGTACGGTGTAAAAGTTCCTGAAGGACGCGTAGCTTTCACAGTGGAAGAAGCTGTTGAAGCAGCGAAAGAACTGGGCACCCAAGTAAACGTAGTAAAAGCGCAAATTCACGCTGGTGGCCGTGGTAAGGCTGGCGGTGTAAAGGTTGCAAAAAATCTTGATGAAGTTCGTACATATGCCAGCGAAATTCTTGGTAAAGTACTGGTTACTCATCAAACAGGACCAGAAGGTAAAGAAGTTAAGCGCCTTCTGATCGAGCAAGGCTGCGACATCAAGAAAGAATACTACGTTGGTGTAGTAGTTGACCGTGCTACTGGAAGCGTTGTAATGATGGCTTCCGAAGAGGGCGGTATGGACATCGAGGAAGTAGCAGCAAACAATCCAGAAAAAATCTTCAAAGAAGTAGTTGATCCAGTAACAGGTCTGAATGGCTTCCAAGCTCGTCGCCTGGCTTACGCAATCAACATTCCAAAAGAATTGATTAACAAAGCTGCCAAGTTCATGATGAGCTTGTACCAAGCTTTTGTTGATAAAGATGCTTCTATCGCTGAAATCAACCCACTGGTTGTAACTGGCGACGGTGAAGTAATGGCACTGGATGCGAAACTGAACTTCGACAGCAACGCTCTCTATCGTCACCCTGACATCGTAGCTCTGCGCGATCTGGATGAAGAAGATGAGAAAGAAATCGAAGCTTCCAAGTTCGATCTGTCCTACATCGCACTTGATGGTAACATCGGTTGCATGGTAAACGGTGCAGGTCTGGCGATGGCAACGATGGATATCGTGAAATTCTACGGTGGAGACCCGGCTAACTTCCTTGACGTTGGTGGCGGAGCTACTGAAGAGAAAGTAACGGAAGCGTTTAAAATTATTCTCCGTGACGAAAAAGTAAAAGGTATTTTCGTCAACATCTTCGGCGGCATCATGAAATGCGACGTTATCGCAAACGGCGTAGTGAATGCAGCAAAACAAATCAAATTGGACAAACCTCTCGTTGTACGTCTCGAAGGTACAAACGTAGATTTGGGTAAGAAAATCCTCAATGAGTCCGGTTTGAACATCGTAGCTGCAGAATCTATGGCGGATGGTGCTGAGAAAATCGTATCCTTGGTGAAGTAA
- the sucD gene encoding succinate--CoA ligase subunit alpha, translating to MSILVNKNTKVITQGITGATGLFHTRGAVEYGTQMVGGVTPGKGGTEVDGIPIFNTVKEAVEATGATASVIYVAPPFAADAIMEAVDAELDLVICITEGIPVLDMVKVKRYMEGKKTLLVGPNCPGVITPGECKIGIMPGYIHVPGKVGIVSRSGTLTYEAVHQTSTRGLGQSTAVGIGGDPVKGMEFIDVLKMFNEDPGTEAVIMLGEIGGTAEEEAAEWIAANMKKPVVGFIGGQTAPEGKRMGHAGAIISGGKGTAAEKIAKLEECGIRVAKTPAVIGETLVELLKERGMLEKVMGK from the coding sequence ATGAGTATTCTCGTTAATAAAAATACAAAAGTAATTACGCAAGGGATTACGGGTGCAACTGGTCTGTTCCACACTCGCGGAGCCGTTGAATACGGTACACAAATGGTGGGCGGTGTAACACCTGGTAAAGGTGGAACCGAAGTTGACGGTATTCCAATTTTCAACACAGTAAAAGAAGCGGTTGAAGCAACTGGTGCAACTGCATCCGTTATCTACGTTGCTCCTCCTTTCGCTGCTGATGCGATCATGGAAGCAGTTGACGCTGAACTGGATCTGGTAATCTGCATCACAGAAGGTATCCCAGTTCTGGACATGGTAAAAGTTAAGCGCTACATGGAAGGCAAGAAAACCCTTCTCGTAGGTCCTAACTGCCCTGGCGTAATCACTCCAGGTGAGTGCAAAATCGGTATCATGCCTGGTTACATCCACGTTCCAGGTAAAGTGGGTATCGTATCCCGCTCCGGTACCTTGACGTATGAAGCAGTTCACCAAACTTCTACTCGCGGCCTTGGTCAATCCACAGCTGTAGGTATCGGTGGAGACCCAGTAAAAGGTATGGAGTTCATCGATGTACTGAAAATGTTCAACGAAGATCCAGGCACAGAAGCAGTTATCATGCTGGGTGAAATCGGTGGTACTGCGGAAGAAGAAGCAGCAGAGTGGATCGCTGCTAACATGAAAAAACCAGTTGTAGGCTTCATCGGAGGACAAACTGCTCCTGAAGGAAAACGTATGGGCCATGCTGGTGCGATCATCTCTGGCGGTAAAGGTACAGCTGCTGAGAAAATCGCGAAGCTCGAAGAATGCGGTATTCGCGTAGCGAAAACACCTGCAGTTATCGGTGAAACACTTGTTGAATTGCTGAAAGAGCGCGGTATGCTCGAGAAAGTAATGGGCAAGTAA